A DNA window from Kitasatospora atroaurantiaca contains the following coding sequences:
- a CDS encoding ABC transporter ATP-binding protein produces the protein MSAPPDNDVLWARGIVKSHHGTPALRGVSLGVRDGEVLAITGPRGSGKSTLLGCLSALLPVDEGEVWFNSSPVHTLSRAGRERLRRDRFGFVGSEPHLVPELTARENVALPLLLAGAGHKAAYSAAAEWLERLDVSECATRRPAELVQSQRQRIAVARALAPLPPVVFADDPTAPLHREAQDQVLRILASAARSHQLTLVLATHDPELARYADRTVSLVDGRLVGPIAPVLHGTAATAVNAVAGR, from the coding sequence ATGTCGGCCCCGCCTGACAACGACGTGCTGTGGGCCCGAGGGATCGTCAAGTCCCACCACGGCACTCCCGCCCTGCGCGGCGTCTCCCTCGGTGTACGGGACGGCGAGGTGCTCGCCATCACCGGCCCGCGCGGCTCCGGCAAGAGCACCCTGCTCGGCTGTCTCTCCGCACTGCTGCCGGTGGACGAGGGAGAGGTCTGGTTCAACAGCTCGCCCGTGCACACCCTGAGCCGGGCCGGACGCGAGCGGCTGCGCCGGGACCGCTTCGGCTTCGTCGGCTCCGAGCCGCACCTGGTACCGGAACTGACGGCCCGGGAGAACGTCGCCCTCCCCCTCCTGCTGGCCGGAGCCGGGCACAAGGCCGCCTACTCCGCCGCCGCCGAGTGGCTGGAGCGCCTCGACGTGTCCGAGTGCGCCACCCGCCGGCCCGCCGAACTGGTCCAGAGTCAGCGGCAGCGGATCGCGGTGGCCCGCGCGCTCGCGCCGCTGCCGCCCGTGGTCTTCGCCGACGACCCGACCGCTCCCCTTCACCGGGAGGCCCAGGACCAGGTGCTGCGGATACTGGCCAGCGCCGCCCGCTCGCACCAGCTCACCCTGGTGCTGGCGACCCACGACCCGGAACTCGCCCGCTACGCGGACCGCACGGTGTCCCTGGTCGACGGGAGGCTCGTCGGCCCGATCGCACCGGTTCTGCACGGCACCGCCGCTACGGCCGTCAACGCCGTCGCCGGCCGCTGA
- a CDS encoding aspartate aminotransferase family protein, whose amino-acid sequence MTADPAQKDLSKTAYDHLWMHFTRMSSYENSPVPTIVKGEGTYVWDDKGKKYLDGLAGLFVVQAGHGREELAEAAAKQAKELAFFPVWSYAHPKAVELAERLAHYAPGDLNKVFFSTGGGEAVETAWKLAKQYFKLTGKPTKYKVISRAVAYHGTPQGALSITGLPGLKAPFEPLVPGTHKAPNTNIYRAPAFLAGPDGTVDPEAYGRWCADEIEVAILNEGADTVAAVFVEPVQNAGGCFPPPPGYFQRLREICDRHDVLLVSDEVICAFGRLGTMFGADKFGYQPDMITCAKGMTSGYSPIGATIISDRLAEPFYKGDNTFLHGYTFGGHPVSSAVALANLDIFEREGLNQHVLDNEAAFLGTLNKLRDLPIVGDVRGNGFFYGIELVKDKVTKESFNDDEVERVLYGFLSKALFDNGLYCRADDRGDPVVQLAPPLISNQSTFDEIEQILRTSLTDAWAKL is encoded by the coding sequence ATGACAGCCGACCCGGCGCAGAAGGACCTTTCCAAGACCGCCTACGACCACCTGTGGATGCACTTCACCCGCATGTCGTCGTACGAGAACTCCCCCGTGCCGACGATCGTCAAGGGCGAAGGCACCTACGTCTGGGACGACAAGGGCAAGAAGTACCTCGACGGCCTCGCCGGCCTGTTCGTGGTCCAGGCGGGCCACGGCCGCGAGGAGCTGGCCGAGGCCGCTGCCAAGCAGGCCAAGGAGCTCGCCTTCTTCCCGGTGTGGAGCTACGCCCACCCGAAGGCCGTCGAGCTGGCCGAGCGCCTGGCCCACTACGCGCCCGGCGACCTGAACAAGGTCTTCTTCTCCACCGGTGGCGGCGAGGCCGTCGAGACCGCGTGGAAGCTGGCCAAGCAGTACTTCAAGCTGACCGGCAAGCCGACCAAGTACAAGGTCATCTCGCGCGCCGTCGCCTACCACGGCACCCCGCAGGGCGCCCTCTCCATCACCGGCCTGCCGGGCCTGAAGGCCCCGTTCGAGCCGCTGGTGCCGGGCACCCACAAGGCGCCGAACACCAACATCTACCGCGCCCCCGCCTTCCTGGCCGGTCCCGACGGCACGGTCGACCCCGAGGCGTACGGCCGCTGGTGCGCCGACGAGATCGAGGTCGCGATCCTCAACGAGGGTGCCGACACCGTCGCCGCCGTCTTCGTCGAGCCGGTGCAGAACGCCGGTGGCTGCTTCCCGCCGCCGCCCGGGTACTTCCAGCGCCTGCGCGAGATCTGCGACCGCCACGACGTGCTGCTGGTCTCGGACGAGGTCATCTGCGCCTTCGGCCGCCTGGGCACCATGTTCGGCGCCGACAAGTTCGGCTACCAGCCCGACATGATCACCTGCGCCAAGGGCATGACCTCGGGCTACTCCCCGATCGGTGCCACGATCATCTCGGACCGCCTGGCGGAGCCGTTCTACAAGGGTGACAACACCTTCCTGCACGGCTACACCTTCGGTGGCCACCCGGTCTCCTCCGCGGTGGCGCTGGCCAACCTCGACATCTTCGAGCGCGAGGGCCTCAACCAGCACGTCCTCGACAACGAGGCCGCGTTCCTGGGCACCCTGAACAAGCTGCGCGACCTGCCGATCGTCGGCGACGTCCGCGGCAACGGGTTCTTCTACGGCATCGAGCTCGTGAAGGACAAGGTCACCAAGGAGTCGTTCAACGACGACGAGGTCGAGCGCGTGCTCTACGGCTTCCTGTCGAAGGCGCTCTTCGACAACGGCCTGTACTGCCGCGCCGACGACCGTGGCGACCCGGTCGTCCAGCTGGCCCCGCCGCTGATCTCGAACCAGTCGACCTTCGACGAGATCGAGCAGATCCTGCGGACCAGCCTCACCGACGCGTGGGCGAAGCTCTGA
- a CDS encoding Lrp/AsnC family transcriptional regulator: MANRDRNASVPLDAASKAIIEQLQEDGRRPYAAIGKAVGLSEAAVRQRVQKLLDQGVMQIVAVTDPLTVGFTRQAMVGIKIEGDVEPVADALAALDEVDYVVCTAGSFDLLAELVCEDDEHLLEMINKRIRALPGVRSTESFVYLKLRKQTYTWGTR; encoded by the coding sequence GTGGCCAACCGCGACCGGAACGCGAGCGTTCCCCTCGATGCCGCCTCCAAGGCGATCATCGAGCAGCTCCAGGAGGACGGGCGCCGCCCGTACGCCGCCATCGGCAAGGCCGTAGGCCTTTCGGAGGCAGCCGTACGCCAGCGGGTTCAGAAGCTGCTCGACCAAGGCGTGATGCAGATCGTCGCCGTCACCGATCCCCTCACCGTCGGGTTCACCCGCCAGGCGATGGTGGGGATCAAGATCGAGGGCGATGTCGAACCCGTCGCCGACGCGCTGGCCGCCCTCGACGAGGTCGACTACGTGGTCTGCACCGCAGGCTCGTTCGACCTGCTGGCCGAGCTGGTCTGCGAGGACGACGAGCACCTGCTCGAAATGATCAACAAGCGCATCCGCGCGCTTCCCGGCGTGCGGAGCACCGAGAGCTTCGTTTACCTGAAGCTCCGGAAACAGACCTACACCTGGGGCACCCGATGA
- a CDS encoding gamma-aminobutyraldehyde dehydrogenase — protein MSELRTLRNYINGEFVDAADGRTLDVIDPTTGQVYATSPLSGPADVDAAMASAAVAFPAWRDATPSTRQKLLLKIADAVEARAEEIVDAECRNTGKPRGLTLSEEIGPMVDQLRFFAGAARLLEGKAAGEYMDGMTSIIRREPVGVCAQVAPWNYPMMMAVWKFAPAIAAGNTVVLKPSDTTPASTVLLAEIIGGILKDLELPAGIFNVVTGDRETGRLMVEHRTPAMASITGSVRAGIQVAESASKDVKRVHLELGGKAPVVVFEDADIAEAVEGISVAGFFNAGQDCTAATRVLVHESIHDAFVEALAKAAADTKTGGIDDEDVLYGPLNNANQLKQVAGFIDRLPSHAKIEAGGHQVGEVGYFYAPTVVSGLKQDDEIIQNEVFGPVITVQKFSDEEQAVEYANGVEFALASSVWTKDHARAMRMSRRLDFGCVWINTHIPLVAEMPHGGFKKSGYGKDLSSYGFEDYTRVKHVMTAI, from the coding sequence GTGAGCGAGCTTCGTACGCTGCGCAACTACATCAACGGTGAGTTCGTCGATGCGGCGGACGGCCGCACGCTGGACGTGATCGACCCGACCACCGGCCAGGTGTACGCCACCTCGCCGCTGTCCGGTCCGGCCGATGTGGACGCGGCGATGGCGTCGGCCGCCGTGGCGTTCCCGGCCTGGCGGGACGCCACCCCGAGCACCCGGCAGAAGCTGCTGCTGAAGATCGCGGACGCGGTCGAGGCGCGCGCCGAGGAGATCGTGGACGCCGAGTGTCGCAACACCGGCAAGCCGCGCGGCCTGACCCTTTCGGAGGAGATCGGCCCGATGGTCGACCAGCTCCGCTTCTTCGCCGGCGCCGCCCGCCTGCTCGAGGGCAAGGCCGCCGGTGAGTACATGGACGGGATGACCTCGATCATCCGCCGCGAGCCGGTGGGCGTCTGCGCCCAGGTCGCGCCGTGGAACTACCCGATGATGATGGCCGTCTGGAAGTTCGCCCCGGCCATCGCCGCGGGCAACACCGTGGTCCTCAAGCCCTCGGACACCACCCCGGCCTCCACCGTCCTGCTCGCCGAGATCATCGGCGGCATCCTCAAGGACCTGGAGCTGCCCGCCGGCATCTTCAACGTCGTCACCGGTGACCGCGAGACCGGCCGCCTGATGGTCGAGCACCGCACCCCCGCGATGGCCTCCATCACCGGTTCGGTGCGCGCCGGTATCCAGGTCGCCGAGTCCGCCTCCAAGGACGTCAAGCGCGTGCACCTCGAGCTGGGCGGCAAGGCCCCGGTCGTGGTCTTCGAGGACGCCGACATCGCCGAGGCCGTCGAGGGCATCTCGGTCGCCGGCTTCTTCAACGCCGGCCAGGACTGCACCGCGGCGACCCGCGTGCTGGTGCACGAGTCGATCCACGACGCGTTCGTGGAGGCCCTCGCCAAGGCCGCGGCCGACACCAAGACCGGTGGCATCGACGACGAGGACGTGCTCTACGGCCCGCTGAACAACGCCAACCAGCTCAAGCAGGTGGCCGGCTTCATCGACCGCCTCCCCTCCCACGCCAAGATCGAGGCCGGTGGCCACCAGGTCGGCGAGGTCGGCTACTTCTACGCCCCGACCGTCGTGTCCGGCCTGAAGCAGGACGACGAGATCATCCAGAACGAGGTCTTCGGCCCGGTCATCACCGTGCAGAAGTTCTCCGACGAGGAGCAGGCCGTCGAGTACGCCAACGGGGTGGAGTTCGCCCTGGCCTCCTCCGTCTGGACGAAGGACCACGCCCGGGCCATGCGGATGTCCCGCCGGCTGGACTTCGGCTGCGTCTGGATCAACACCCACATCCCGCTGGTCGCCGAGATGCCGCACGGTGGCTTCAAGAAGTCCGGCTACGGCAAGGACCTCTCCTCGTACGGCTTCGAGGACTACACCCGCGTCAAGCACGTCATGACCGCGATCTAA
- a CDS encoding aspartate aminotransferase family protein: MSIPTADSAAGQAVKAADRAHVFHSWSAQALIDPLAVAGAEGSYFWDYEGNRYLDFSSQLVNTNIGHQHPKVVAAIQEQAAKLCTLAPGFAVESRSEAARLIAERTPGDLDKIFFTNGGAEAVENAIRMARLHTGRQKVMSTYRSYHGATANAIALTGDPRRWANETGVSGIVHFWGPYAYRSPFHSENEAQECERALAHLEETIAFEGPHTVAAIILETVVGTAGILIPPAGYLAGVRAICDRYGIVFILDEVMAGFGRTGEWFAADHWGVTPDLLTFAKGVNSGYVPLGGVAISAEIAATFAERPFPGGLTYSGHPLACASAVATINAMAEEGIVEHAKHIGENVLGPGLRELAERHPSIGEVRGLGVFWALDLVKNRETREPMVPYNASGAANAPMAELAAACKQRGLWPFVNMNRFHVVPPCTVTEEEAKTGLAILDEALTLTDAHTV, encoded by the coding sequence ATGAGCATCCCCACCGCTGACTCAGCCGCCGGGCAGGCCGTGAAGGCCGCCGACCGCGCGCACGTCTTCCACTCGTGGTCCGCCCAGGCACTGATCGACCCCCTCGCGGTGGCCGGTGCCGAGGGCTCGTACTTCTGGGACTACGAGGGCAACCGCTACCTCGACTTCTCCTCGCAGCTGGTGAACACCAACATCGGGCACCAGCACCCGAAGGTGGTCGCCGCGATCCAGGAGCAGGCCGCGAAGCTCTGCACTCTCGCGCCCGGCTTCGCGGTGGAGTCGCGCAGCGAGGCCGCCCGGCTGATCGCCGAGCGCACCCCCGGTGACCTCGACAAGATCTTCTTCACCAACGGCGGGGCCGAGGCCGTCGAGAACGCCATCCGGATGGCCCGGCTGCACACCGGCCGGCAGAAGGTCATGTCGACCTACCGCTCGTACCACGGCGCCACCGCCAACGCGATCGCCCTGACCGGCGACCCGCGCCGCTGGGCCAACGAGACCGGCGTCTCCGGCATCGTCCACTTCTGGGGCCCGTACGCCTACCGCTCGCCGTTCCACTCGGAGAACGAGGCGCAGGAGTGCGAGCGCGCGCTGGCGCACCTCGAGGAGACGATCGCCTTCGAGGGCCCGCACACCGTCGCAGCGATCATCCTGGAGACCGTGGTCGGCACCGCAGGCATCCTGATCCCGCCGGCCGGGTACCTGGCGGGCGTCCGGGCGATCTGCGACCGCTACGGGATCGTCTTCATCCTGGATGAGGTCATGGCCGGCTTCGGCCGCACCGGTGAGTGGTTCGCCGCCGACCACTGGGGCGTCACCCCCGACCTGCTGACCTTCGCGAAGGGCGTCAACTCCGGCTATGTGCCGCTGGGCGGCGTGGCGATCAGCGCGGAGATCGCCGCAACCTTCGCCGAGCGGCCGTTCCCCGGCGGCCTGACCTACTCGGGTCACCCGCTGGCCTGCGCCTCCGCCGTGGCGACCATCAACGCGATGGCCGAGGAGGGCATCGTCGAGCACGCCAAGCACATCGGCGAGAACGTGCTCGGCCCCGGCCTGCGCGAGCTGGCGGAGCGTCACCCGTCGATCGGCGAGGTGCGCGGCCTCGGCGTCTTCTGGGCGCTCGACCTGGTGAAGAACCGTGAGACCCGCGAGCCGATGGTGCCGTACAACGCGTCCGGTGCCGCCAACGCGCCGATGGCCGAGCTGGCCGCCGCCTGCAAGCAGCGCGGCCTCTGGCCCTTCGTCAACATGAACCGCTTCCACGTGGTGCCGCCGTGCACCGTCACCGAGGAGGAGGCCAAGACCGGTCTGGCGATCCTCGACGAGGCACTGACGCTCACGGACGCGCACACCGTCTGA
- a CDS encoding polyamine ABC transporter substrate-binding protein — protein MTFTRRSVLSAAGLLGLSACGIPAAYVPDDRRSVADRSERDRALNFSNWTQYIDVDEKTGKRPTLEEFRQRTGIDVTYTEDINDNDEFFGKISPVLAQGGDPGRDLMVVSDWMAGRYVALGWVQKLDKANLPNVTEHLDPQLSHPAFDPERTHSVPWQSGITGIAYNRKALGREIRSTAELWAPDLKGRVTLFAGMDEALGLLMLAQGADISAFTADDAHRAMDQVQKLVDGKHIRRFTGNDYTSDLASGAAIACQAYSGDAIQLKAQNPDIEFVVPEEGAELWAESLLVPDRAEHKRNAELLIDHYYQPEVAAELAAFVQYICPVPAAREILAKDPETAALADEPLIFPTDEIRTRLHTMRDVTAAERPEFHQVWGQVAGV, from the coding sequence ATGACCTTCACCCGTCGTAGCGTCCTGAGCGCCGCGGGCCTGCTCGGCCTGTCCGCCTGCGGCATACCCGCCGCCTACGTGCCGGACGACCGGCGCTCCGTCGCCGACCGTTCGGAACGGGACAGGGCGCTCAACTTCTCCAACTGGACGCAGTACATCGACGTCGACGAGAAGACCGGCAAGCGGCCCACCCTGGAGGAGTTCCGCCAGCGCACCGGCATCGACGTCACCTACACCGAGGACATCAACGACAACGACGAGTTCTTCGGCAAGATCAGCCCGGTGCTCGCCCAGGGCGGCGACCCGGGACGCGACCTGATGGTGGTCAGCGACTGGATGGCCGGGCGCTACGTGGCGCTCGGGTGGGTGCAGAAGCTCGACAAGGCGAACCTGCCCAACGTGACCGAGCACCTGGACCCGCAGCTCAGCCACCCCGCCTTCGACCCCGAGCGCACCCACAGCGTGCCCTGGCAGTCCGGGATCACCGGGATCGCGTACAACAGGAAGGCGCTCGGCCGGGAGATCCGGAGCACCGCCGAGCTGTGGGCCCCGGACCTCAAGGGGCGGGTCACGCTCTTCGCCGGGATGGACGAGGCACTGGGGTTGCTGATGCTGGCTCAGGGCGCGGACATCTCCGCCTTCACGGCCGACGACGCACACCGGGCCATGGACCAGGTCCAGAAGCTGGTCGACGGCAAGCACATCCGCCGCTTCACCGGCAACGACTACACCAGCGACCTGGCCTCCGGCGCGGCGATCGCCTGCCAGGCGTACTCCGGCGACGCGATCCAGCTGAAGGCGCAGAACCCCGACATCGAGTTCGTGGTGCCGGAGGAGGGGGCCGAGCTCTGGGCCGAGAGCCTTCTGGTCCCGGACCGGGCCGAGCACAAGCGCAACGCCGAGCTGCTGATCGACCACTACTACCAGCCCGAGGTGGCCGCCGAACTCGCCGCCTTCGTCCAGTACATCTGCCCGGTGCCGGCCGCCCGCGAGATCCTCGCCAAGGACCCGGAGACCGCCGCCCTCGCCGACGAGCCCCTGATCTTTCCCACCGACGAGATCCGCACCCGCCTCCACACCATGCGGGACGTCACGGCCGCCGAGCGGCCGGAGTTCCACCAGGTGTGGGGACAGGTGGCCGGCGTCTAG
- a CDS encoding PucR family transcriptional regulator: MLPTVARVLDLDVMRRGLPQVVAGADHLERPVRWVHVSELPDVAGVLQGGELVLTTGIALPEDREGLARYVRELDEVGVAGLVIEFGRRYFDTLPRALVHAAEQRGLPLIVLRRELRFVAVTEAVHALVVNAQLELLRTSEAVHQVFNELAVEGAEPGEVVRQVAQMAGAPVVLENLAHQVLAHDTAGRPESELLESWERRSRGVRPPGRTGYDPRSGWLVTTVGARGQDWGRLVLVDEPGPLPTDTPHRYAMLLERGAATLALNRLVVRDRESLERQTHRTLLSGILTHALTVSEVALRAQALGVPLESRRLVGVMLRQRRGPIPAALEAQARLRDFTELAATAIRTCRLSALVGALDDEGVGLLIALGSQQDEHAALEAFAAALRKLVADSARDAASPAPEPVIAVGSSVGSVRDARRTLLEATQVADAALHDAPGGRAAAYYRLPDVRLRGLLHLLRDDARLQTYVERELGPLLAYDAEHGSQLVQMLRIYLEQGRNKSAAADAAHLSRPSFYDRLHKVERILAVDLDQVESCLSLHVALLALDAVRR; the protein is encoded by the coding sequence GTGCTCCCCACCGTCGCCCGCGTGCTCGACCTGGACGTGATGCGGCGCGGCCTGCCCCAGGTGGTGGCCGGCGCCGACCACCTGGAACGCCCGGTGCGCTGGGTCCACGTTAGCGAGCTGCCGGACGTCGCCGGGGTCCTGCAGGGCGGCGAGCTGGTGCTGACCACCGGAATCGCCCTGCCGGAGGACCGCGAGGGGCTGGCCCGGTACGTCCGGGAGCTGGACGAGGTCGGCGTCGCCGGGCTGGTGATCGAGTTCGGGCGCCGCTACTTCGACACCCTGCCACGCGCGCTGGTGCACGCCGCCGAGCAGCGCGGACTGCCGCTGATCGTGCTCCGTCGCGAGCTGCGCTTCGTCGCCGTCACCGAGGCCGTGCACGCCCTGGTGGTCAACGCCCAGCTGGAGCTGCTGCGCACCTCGGAGGCGGTGCACCAGGTCTTCAACGAGCTGGCGGTCGAGGGCGCCGAGCCCGGCGAGGTGGTCCGCCAGGTGGCCCAGATGGCCGGAGCGCCGGTGGTGCTGGAGAACCTGGCGCACCAGGTCCTCGCCCACGACACCGCGGGCCGCCCGGAGTCGGAGCTGCTGGAGAGCTGGGAACGCCGCTCGCGAGGGGTGCGCCCGCCCGGCCGTACGGGGTACGACCCGCGCAGCGGCTGGCTGGTCACCACGGTCGGGGCTCGCGGCCAGGACTGGGGGCGGCTGGTGCTGGTGGACGAGCCCGGCCCACTGCCCACCGACACTCCGCACCGGTACGCGATGCTGCTGGAGCGCGGCGCCGCGACGCTGGCGCTCAACCGCCTGGTGGTCCGCGACCGCGAGAGCCTGGAGCGGCAGACCCACCGCACGCTGCTCTCCGGCATCCTGACCCACGCCCTGACGGTGTCGGAGGTCGCGCTGCGGGCTCAGGCCCTGGGCGTACCGCTGGAGAGCCGACGCCTGGTCGGCGTGATGCTGCGCCAGCGCCGAGGGCCCATCCCGGCCGCGCTGGAGGCCCAGGCCCGGCTGCGCGACTTCACCGAGCTGGCCGCCACCGCGATCCGGACCTGCCGGCTCTCCGCACTGGTCGGCGCGCTGGACGACGAGGGCGTCGGCCTGCTGATCGCGCTCGGCTCCCAGCAGGACGAGCACGCCGCGCTGGAGGCCTTCGCCGCCGCGCTGCGCAAGCTGGTCGCCGACAGTGCCCGTGACGCCGCATCACCCGCACCCGAGCCCGTGATCGCCGTCGGCTCCTCCGTCGGCTCGGTACGGGACGCCCGGCGCACCCTGCTGGAGGCCACCCAGGTCGCCGACGCCGCGCTGCACGACGCACCGGGCGGACGGGCGGCCGCGTACTACCGGCTGCCGGACGTCCGGCTGCGCGGTCTGCTGCACCTGCTCCGGGACGACGCCCGGCTGCAGACGTACGTCGAGCGCGAACTCGGCCCGCTGCTGGCGTACGACGCGGAGCACGGCAGCCAGCTGGTGCAGATGCTGCGGATCTACCTGGAGCAGGGCCGCAACAAGTCGGCAGCCGCCGACGCCGCGCACCTGTCCCGGCCGTCGTTCTACGACCGGCTGCACAAGGTGGAGCGGATCCTGGCGGTCGACCTGGACCAGGTGGAGTCCTGCCTGTCCCTGCACGTCGCGCTGCTCGCGCTGGACGCCGTGCGCCGCTGA
- a CDS encoding gamma-aminobutyraldehyde dehydrogenase yields MDLTTFGSGAQYIAGRLTEGTGTEPFQVVNPADGSVVQEVRLAATADVDSAVAAAKAALPEWSGVTPGARSEALLRLAGILADHAEEFARVETAQTGKPIKLSTEFDVPGTVDNTSFFAGAARNLEGKAAGEWSGDHTSYVRREAIGVVGSISPWNYPLQMAAWKILPAIAAGNTIVLKPAELTPLTSLMFARACTEAGIPDGVVNVVTGAGRSAGEHLVSHPDVAMVSFTGSTPVGKRVAELATATVKRTHLELGGKAPFVVFDDADLDAAVHGAVAASLINSGQDCTAATRAYVQRPLYEAFVAGVAELYAAIRLGDPMNPQTDLGPLVSYTHRDRVAGFVERARGYGATIVTGGQAPAKGHDGTDLSLGAYYRPTLITGVAQDSEVVQGEIFGPVLVALPFDSDDEGLRLANDTPYGLAASAWTRDIHRSLRATREIAAGCVWVNDHIPIISEMPHGGYKSSGYGKDMSQYSLDEYTQVKHVMFDTTAVARKDWHRTIFGDR; encoded by the coding sequence ATGGACCTGACCACCTTCGGCTCAGGCGCGCAGTACATCGCGGGCCGCCTCACCGAGGGCACCGGAACGGAGCCCTTCCAGGTCGTCAACCCTGCGGACGGCAGCGTCGTCCAGGAGGTCAGGCTTGCCGCCACGGCCGACGTCGACTCCGCGGTCGCCGCCGCAAAGGCCGCCCTGCCCGAGTGGTCGGGTGTCACCCCCGGCGCCCGTTCCGAGGCCCTGCTCAGACTGGCCGGGATCCTCGCCGACCACGCCGAGGAGTTCGCCCGGGTCGAGACCGCGCAGACCGGCAAGCCGATCAAGCTCTCCACCGAGTTCGACGTGCCCGGCACCGTCGACAACACCTCGTTCTTCGCCGGTGCCGCCCGCAACCTGGAGGGCAAGGCGGCCGGTGAGTGGTCCGGCGACCACACCTCGTACGTCCGCCGAGAGGCGATCGGCGTGGTCGGTTCCATCTCCCCGTGGAACTACCCGCTGCAGATGGCCGCGTGGAAGATCCTCCCGGCCATCGCCGCCGGCAACACCATCGTGCTCAAGCCCGCCGAGCTCACCCCGCTCACCTCGCTGATGTTCGCCCGCGCCTGTACCGAGGCCGGCATCCCCGACGGCGTGGTCAACGTCGTCACCGGCGCGGGCCGCAGCGCGGGCGAGCACCTGGTCTCGCACCCCGACGTCGCGATGGTGTCCTTCACCGGCTCCACCCCCGTCGGCAAGCGGGTCGCCGAGCTCGCCACCGCGACGGTCAAGCGCACGCACCTCGAACTCGGAGGCAAGGCCCCCTTCGTGGTCTTCGACGACGCCGATCTGGACGCCGCGGTCCACGGTGCCGTCGCCGCCTCCCTGATCAACAGCGGGCAGGACTGCACCGCGGCCACCCGCGCCTACGTCCAGCGCCCGCTGTACGAGGCCTTCGTGGCCGGGGTCGCCGAGCTGTACGCGGCGATCCGCCTCGGCGACCCGATGAACCCGCAGACCGACCTCGGCCCGCTGGTCTCGTACACCCACCGGGACCGGGTGGCCGGATTCGTCGAGCGCGCCCGCGGCTACGGCGCCACGATCGTGACCGGCGGCCAGGCCCCGGCCAAGGGCCACGACGGCACCGACCTCAGCCTCGGCGCCTACTACCGGCCCACCCTGATCACCGGCGTCGCCCAGGACAGCGAGGTGGTGCAGGGCGAGATCTTCGGCCCGGTGCTGGTCGCGCTGCCCTTCGACAGCGACGACGAAGGCCTGCGGCTGGCCAACGACACCCCGTACGGCCTCGCCGCCTCCGCCTGGACCCGCGACATCCACCGCTCGCTGCGCGCGACCCGCGAGATCGCGGCCGGCTGCGTCTGGGTCAACGACCACATCCCGATCATCAGCGAGATGCCGCACGGCGGCTACAAGTCCTCCGGCTACGGCAAGGACATGTCGCAGTACTCGCTCGACGAGTACACGCAGGTCAAGCACGTCATGTTCGACACCACGGCGGTCGCCCGCAAGGACTGGCACCGCACGATCTTCGGAGACAGATAA